From a region of the Penaeus vannamei isolate JL-2024 chromosome 2, ASM4276789v1, whole genome shotgun sequence genome:
- the LOC113800560 gene encoding pancreatic lipase-related protein 2 — translation MPAIGATKGAVLFHLLNINLLMDLGAPPPDPVASPAVSSNVEEVCHIVYGQRTCFSMTDPWFSSSRPVVKAPMSPEELGTSFTLFTRLNDTFPATLDPGDLNTIVNAPFIPGKPFKVVTHGYLSYGAVGWIKTMTGELLRSADQNVIVVDWGVGARPPYTQAVANIRMVASQLAYLIYLFNKFADVPVSSVHLIGHSLGAHMSGHTGTYLKKIYGLTLPRITGLDPAEPYFNDTHPVTRLDTTDADFVDIIHTDDSPILGFPLSVGMTQPIGHLDFFPNGGHNQPGCMGDVNCQHRRAITYFTESIRQSCPMIGVACPSYGEFIDGDCWGCDDEHPCSYMGLDAAPLPSQPELTKLYLHTWERSPFCGYHYRVTVEFSNSTEAQEKMGEFGIIHLRLTGNKDKSPPIKLSEKSKYYEAGSVHRRVILTHDIGDLQTMGVTLEYPRSIMSWVRLEKPTFFLESITVEPLGENTKWKYCMAERVQKSGYEYILSSKQSC, via the exons ATGCCGGCCATCGGAGCAACGAAGGGGGCCGTGCTATTCCACCTCCTGAACATAAACCTGCTGATGGACCTGGGCGCCCCGCCGCCCGACCCCGTCGCGAGCCCCGCCGTCTCATCCAACGTGGAGGAAG TTTGCCACATTGTGTATGGCCAAAGGACTTGCTTCTCTATGACCGACCCTTGGTTCTCTTCGTCACGTCCTGTGGTGAAAGCGCCCATGTCACCCGAGGAGCTTGGCACTTCCTTCACGCTCTTCACTCGCCTGAACGACACCTTTCCTGCG ACCCTTGACCCCGGCGACCTCAACACCATCGTCAACGCGCCCTTCATCCCGGGAAAGCCCTTCAAGGTGGTCACGCACGGCTACCTCTCCTACGGCGCCGTCGGCTGGATAAAG ACGATGACGGGCGAGCTCCTCCGATCGGCCGACCAGAACGTGATCGTGGTGGACTGGGGCGTGGGCGCCAGGCCTCCCTACACGCAGGCCGTGGCCAACATCCGCATGGTGGCCTCGCAGCTCGCCTACCTCATCTACCTGTTCAAT AAGTTCGCCGACGTCCCGGTCTCCTCCGTCCACCTCATCGGCCACAGCCTCGGCGCGCACATGTCCGGCCACACGGGGACCTACCTCAAGAAAATCTACGGACTCACGCTGCCCCGAATCACCGGCCTGGACCCCGCCGAGCCCTACTTCAACGACACCCACCCGGTGACCCGACTCGACACGACTGACGCCGACTTCGTTGACATCATCCACACCGACGACTCCCCAATCCTCGGCTTCCCGCTCA GCGTGGGCATGACGCAGCCCATCGGCCACCTCGACTTCTTCCCCAACGGAGGACACAACCAGCCGGGCTGCATGG GTGACGTCAACTGCCAGCACCGGCGCGCGATCACCTATTTCACGGAATCCATCAGGCAGTCTTGTCCCATGATAGGTGTTGCCTGCCCATCATACGGAGAGTTTATAGAT GGTGACTGCTGGGGCTGTGACGACGAGCACCCTTGTTCCTACATGGGGTTGGACGCCGCGCCTCTGCCTTCACAGCCAGAGCTCACCAAACTCTATCTTCATACATGGGAACGCAGCCCGTTCTGTG GCTACCACTACCGCGTGACTGTGGAATTCAGCAACTCCACTGAGGCtcaggagaaaatgggggagttTGGCATCATCCACCTCAGACTCACCGGCAATAAGGACAAGTCGCCACCGATCAAGCTGTCTGAAAA ATCGAAGTACTACGAAGCCGGCTCAGTGCACCGCCGTGTTATCCTGACCCACGACATCGGTGACCTGCAGACGATGGGCGTGACCCTCGAGTACCCAAGGTCAATCATGTCTTGGGTCCGCCTCGAAAAGCCAACCTTCTTCCTGGAATCCATCACCGTCGAGCCTCTCGGGGAAAACACGAA gTGGAAGTACTGCATGGCAGAACGCGTCCAGAAGAGCGGCTACGAGTACATTCTTTCGTCAAAACAGTCGTGTTAA